Proteins from a genomic interval of Xiphias gladius isolate SHS-SW01 ecotype Sanya breed wild chromosome 23, ASM1685928v1, whole genome shotgun sequence:
- the slc25a5 gene encoding ADP/ATP translocase 2: protein MSEQAISFAKDFLAGGIAAAISKTAVAPIERVKLLLQVQHASKQIAVDKQYKGIMDCVVRIPKEQGFLSFWRGNLANVIRYFPTQALNFAFKDKYKKIFLDGVDKRTQFWRYFAGNLASGGAAGATSLCFVYPLDFARTRLAADVGKGGQEREFKGLGDCLVKISKSDGIKGLYQGFSVSVQGIIIYRAAYFGVYDTAKGMLPDPKNTHIFVSWMIAQSVTAVAGLVSYPFDTVRRRMMMQSGRKGADIMYTGTLDCWRKIARDEGGKAFFKGAWSNVLRGMGGAFVLVLYDELKKVI, encoded by the exons ATGAGTGAACAGGCCATTTCCTTCGCCAAGGACTTCTTGGCCGGTGGTATTGCCGCCGCCATCTCCAAGACAGCCGTAGCCCCCATCGAGAGAGTCAAGCTCCTGCTCCAG GTACAACATGCCAGCAAACAGATTGCAGTTGACAAGCAGTACAAGGGCATCATGGACTGTGTCGTCCGTATCCCCAAAGAGCAGGGCTTCCTCTCGTTTTGGAGAGGGAATCTGGCCAACGTCATCCGATACTTCCCCACTCAGGCCCTCAACTTTGCTTTCAAGGACAAGTACAAGAAGATTTTCCTCGACGGCGTGGACAAGCGCACACAGTTCTGGAGATACTTCGCAGGTAACCTGGCGTCTGGCGGTGCTGCCGGAGCCACGTCGCTCTGTTTCGTCTACCCCCTCGACTTCGCCAGAACACGTCTGGCCGCCGATGTCGGCAAAGGCGGACAAGAGCGTGAGTTCAAAGGCCTGGGCGACTGCTTAGTGAAGATCTCCAAGTCTGATGGCATCAAGGGTCTGTACCAGGGCTTCAGCGTTTCGGTACAAGGCATTATCATCTACAGAGCTGCTTACTTTGGGGTCTACGACACAGCGAAGG GCATGCTTCCAGACcccaagaacacacacatttttgtcagctgGATGATTGCTCAGTCTGTGACCGCAGTCGCCGGTCTTGTGTCCTACCCCTTCGACACTGTCCGTCGTCGTATGATGATGCAGTCTGGACGCAAAGGAG CCGACATCATGTACACCGGCACCCTTGACTGCTGGAGGAAGATTGCACGTGACGAGGGCGGCAAGGCCTTCTTCAAGGGAGCGTGGTCTAATGTGCTCAGAGGAATGGGTGGCGCCTTTGTGCTTGTCTTATATGATGAGCTTAAGAAAGTCATCTAA
- the slc25a43 gene encoding solute carrier family 25 member 43: MASVKTDNRLTGSQSFACVGFAGFFSKTVTSPLEVVKLKSQVGTFHCKRGFWQSFLLIYQNEGLRGFWKGNLASCLRLFPYTAVHLTTYKKIVHLHMDELGFISQWRAIFAGGLAGVAAALATYPLEVVETRLIAQNCRLPTYIGVVHTLSKIYRSEGLLALYRGFSLTVLGAFPFSIGCYAVYMNVDKLWQEPPFRFTPLQNFISGCIAAGVSQTLSYPFETVKRKMQAQSARLPHFGGVDVHFTGIIDCFIQVVRNKGVLSLWNGLTANTIKIVPCFGLLYTCFEMCKQVCLYRNGYIVSPLSYKLAPGVDQSLGPYELEEVKRYLRNRNFGSGESSLGNRW; the protein is encoded by the exons ATGGCCTCGGTTAAAACCGACAACAGACTGACCGGTTCTCAAAGCTTCGCGTGCGTCGGTTTCGCCGGGTTTTTCAGCAAAACCGTAACGTCGCCTCTGGAGGTGGTAAAACTTAAGAGCCAAGTGGGCACTTTCCACTGTAAGAGGGGTTTCTGGCAGAGCTTCCTGCTCATCTACCAGAATGAGGGACTTCGAGGATTTTGGAAGGGAAATCTCGCCTCTTGTCTCCGGTTGTTCCCTTACACCGCGGTTCATCTCACAACATACAAAAA GATAGTCCACCTTCACATGGATGAACTGGGCTTCATCTCCCAGTGGAGGGCCATATTTGCCGGTGGACTGGCTGGCGTCGCTGCTGCTCTGGCCACGTACCCActggaggtggtggagaccaGGCTCATCGCTCAGAACTGCAGACTGCCCACGTACATCGGCGTAGTTCACACTCTCTCAAAGATCTACAGGAGTGAGGGGCTTCTAGCCCTCTACAGGGGCTTTTCCCTCACTGTCTTAG GTGCATTTCCCTTTTCTATCGGATGCTATGCAGTCTACATGAACGTGGACAAGCTCTGGCAGGAGCCTCCTTTTCGCTTCACTCCTCTCCAGAACTTCATTAGTGGCTGTATTGCAGCAGGAGTGTCTCAAACCCTCTCGTACCCTTTTGAAACAGTAAAAAGGAAGATGCAG GCGCAGAGTGCCCGTCTTCCCCATTTTGGTGGAGTTGACGTCCATTTCACTGGGATTATTGACTGTTTCATACAGGTTGTTAGAAACAAAGGCGTCCTCTCATTGTGGAATGGCCTCACCGCCAACACAATAAAG ATCGTCCCCTGCTTTGGCCTTCTTTATACCTGCTTTGAGATGTGTAAGCAAGTCTGCCTGTACCGCAATGGGTACATCGTCTCGCCTCTGAGCTACAAGCTTGCACCGGGGGTCGACCAGAGCCTCGGGCCGTACGAGCTGGAAGAGGTGAAGCGCTACTTGAGAAACAGAAACTTTGGCTCGGGGGAGTCGTCTTTAGGAAACCGTTGGTGA